The Solibacillus sp. FSL W7-1436 genome window below encodes:
- a CDS encoding L-2-amino-thiazoline-4-carboxylic acid hydrolase has product MTQEKLLMKALSMDIITAKMFTELDTSITKAFGKHGQELIFKGLEAYGLKDAELLAIKATAEGENHTFYNYLPFEIDGPIQYSELTPFARFSKMFAYIAKEVVDVYGEDGQLAVKEAVRIYGEKRGSGIAQRARTNGLPNSVENYLNNYDMGRSDLFKIDTTYKENAIEQTFWHCPLGQQWADDNMHEYGILYCQSIDPAVAYGYNNNFEVIHDEYVLKEGQCHFIFQMKDPQS; this is encoded by the coding sequence ATGACACAGGAAAAATTACTGATGAAGGCACTATCCATGGATATTATTACTGCCAAAATGTTTACAGAATTGGATACATCCATTACAAAGGCATTTGGAAAACATGGACAAGAACTGATTTTTAAAGGTTTGGAGGCTTATGGTTTGAAGGATGCGGAGCTATTAGCAATAAAAGCAACAGCAGAAGGTGAAAATCATACATTTTATAATTATTTACCATTTGAAATTGATGGCCCTATCCAGTATTCAGAGCTTACACCTTTCGCACGTTTCTCCAAAATGTTTGCCTATATCGCAAAAGAAGTTGTAGATGTTTATGGTGAGGACGGACAACTGGCAGTAAAAGAAGCAGTACGGATATATGGTGAAAAACGCGGAAGCGGCATTGCGCAACGTGCTCGTACAAATGGTTTGCCAAATTCAGTCGAAAATTATTTAAACAATTATGATATGGGGCGCAGCGACTTATTTAAAATCGATACGACATACAAAGAAAATGCCATTGAACAAACTTTCTGGCATTGTCCACTTGGGCAGCAATGGGCAGACGACAATATGCATGAATACGGTATTTTGTACTGTCAATCCATCGACCCGGCAGTGGCATATGGCTACAATAATAATTTTGAAGTAATCCATGATGAATATGTATTAAAAGAAGGTCAGTGTCATTTCATTTTCCAAATGAAGGATCCACAATCATGA
- a CDS encoding Zn-dependent hydrolase: MIQIERISNRLNEVNRIGFDERTGGINRHSFTIEEQQAIDLITQYMQRAGMSVSIDAIGNVIGQMGQGEETIMLGSHIDTVPDGGRFDGLLGVIAAIEVAQTLSENHFTFNKTLKVVAFKDEEGTRFGFGLIGSKAMAGLLTEEHLQMTDANGISIAEAMQSFNLSPALIKEAEIQPISAYLELHIEQGKVLENLDVPVGIVTGIAGPLWLEVTIEGLREHAGATPMNIRQDALTGASEIIVEIEKMIQQYAPAVATVGKLNVEPNGINVIPGKVVFVIDLRDIDEQLITKYEQNILQIAQTIAHRRQLKLTVRELQRVKPAQADAVIQQCLATQIEKHNLPVHHLVSGAGHDAMFLAQKAPMGMLFVRSKDGISHNPLEYTSLKDIEIATHILYDTTVALLTK; encoded by the coding sequence ATGATTCAAATCGAACGTATTTCTAATAGACTAAATGAGGTCAACCGCATTGGGTTTGATGAACGGACGGGTGGCATCAACCGCCATTCCTTTACAATAGAAGAACAGCAGGCTATTGACCTTATCACACAATATATGCAAAGAGCGGGCATGTCTGTTTCAATCGATGCGATCGGGAATGTCATCGGGCAAATGGGACAAGGAGAGGAAACGATCATGTTGGGCTCCCATATTGATACAGTGCCAGATGGCGGACGCTTTGATGGACTTCTAGGTGTGATTGCTGCAATTGAAGTGGCACAAACCCTTTCGGAAAATCACTTTACATTCAATAAAACATTAAAAGTAGTGGCATTTAAAGATGAGGAAGGAACCCGTTTTGGTTTCGGTTTAATCGGCAGCAAAGCGATGGCAGGTTTATTAACCGAAGAACATTTACAAATGACCGATGCAAATGGTATTTCTATAGCGGAAGCGATGCAATCATTCAATTTATCCCCTGCCCTCATAAAGGAGGCAGAGATTCAGCCAATTTCCGCTTATTTAGAATTACATATTGAACAAGGAAAAGTACTGGAAAATTTAGATGTGCCCGTAGGAATTGTGACGGGTATTGCAGGACCGCTATGGCTTGAGGTGACAATTGAGGGATTACGTGAACACGCCGGTGCAACTCCGATGAACATACGCCAAGATGCTTTAACTGGAGCAAGTGAAATCATTGTGGAAATCGAAAAGATGATCCAACAATATGCACCCGCAGTGGCTACTGTAGGCAAGCTAAATGTTGAGCCGAATGGCATTAATGTAATTCCGGGTAAGGTTGTTTTTGTAATCGATTTACGAGATATTGATGAGCAGCTCATAACGAAGTATGAACAAAACATTTTGCAAATTGCCCAAACTATAGCACATCGTCGCCAATTAAAGCTGACAGTCCGTGAACTACAAAGAGTGAAGCCTGCCCAAGCAGATGCGGTTATTCAGCAATGCCTGGCAACACAAATCGAAAAACACAATCTGCCTGTTCACCATTTAGTAAGTGGTGCCGGACATGATGCCATGTTTTTAGCTCAAAAAGCACCGATGGGCATGCTGTTCGTCCGTTCAAAAGACGGTATTAGCCACAATCCTTTAGAGTATACAAGCTTAAAGGATATAGAAATAGCTACACATATTTTATATGACACGACTGTTGCATTATTAACAAAATAG
- a CDS encoding PHP domain-containing protein, whose amino-acid sequence MLIDLHMHTNCSDGELTPEQLVTLIRERQVTHFAIADHDTIKAYEQLANTEITHSTLITALEFNTDGPNGELHILGYGLNLQNEQLIQYCEMRREERIHWSKKIVVKLQELGYPIDYEKVQQRAEGGIIVRTHIADELVSLGYFENAQTAYEKLLTKGSPAFEVRKGATSAEAIQMIHHAGGLAVLAHPGIYKFEYSIEKVLAEGIDGIEVFYPLHSEDQIIHFKQIADKYNLYKTVGSDFHGVNSRSPYLPGSVVYEEADVVPFLEALSKKSGVNV is encoded by the coding sequence ATGCTTATTGACTTGCATATGCATACAAATTGTTCAGATGGTGAGCTGACACCTGAGCAACTAGTCACTTTAATACGCGAACGACAGGTAACGCACTTTGCGATTGCAGATCATGACACCATAAAAGCATATGAACAACTCGCAAATACGGAAATTACGCACTCGACTTTAATTACGGCATTGGAATTTAATACAGATGGTCCAAACGGCGAACTACATATTTTAGGATATGGTCTGAATTTACAAAACGAACAGCTCATCCAATATTGCGAAATGCGCAGAGAAGAACGTATTCACTGGTCTAAAAAAATAGTGGTTAAGCTTCAGGAGCTCGGCTATCCAATCGATTATGAAAAGGTTCAACAGCGTGCTGAGGGCGGCATCATTGTACGTACCCATATTGCCGATGAACTTGTGTCATTAGGCTATTTTGAAAATGCTCAAACCGCTTATGAAAAGCTATTAACAAAAGGTTCCCCTGCCTTTGAAGTCCGAAAAGGGGCTACCTCAGCTGAAGCAATTCAGATGATTCATCATGCTGGCGGTTTGGCTGTGTTGGCACATCCAGGAATTTATAAGTTTGAATATTCTATAGAAAAAGTGCTGGCAGAAGGAATTGATGGCATCGAAGTATTTTATCCTCTTCATAGCGAGGACCAGATTATACATTTCAAACAAATCGCAGACAAATATAATCTGTATAAAACGGTTGGCAGCGACTTTCATGGTGTGAATTCCAGAAGCCCCTACTTACCCGGGTCTGTCGTTTACGAAGAAGCCGATGTTGTTCCTTTCCTCGAAGCATTAAGCAAAAAAAGTGGTGTGAACGTATGA
- a CDS encoding sugar phosphate isomerase/epimerase family protein: protein METIFQKVHDAELQGIELWMEQMQLENWSLPKIEQLMQQYNLAVSIHARSWDLNLASLNEEIRNASVHEIMNALYMAKALNCPSVTIHPGRKMIASHPRIIYEQAMDKSLETLYEESKKIGVNISLELLEKLPKELYFEPEALNRLLEKYPSFKTTFDIAHIGLQDNIEEKLCQLHNIDKIHISDATEQKFHVALGTGQLRLPTTLWQRIEEQKVPVVLEGLCYDDTMFTQHLNYLKKLEIINHELFSYK from the coding sequence TTGGAAACTATTTTTCAAAAAGTACATGATGCCGAATTACAAGGAATTGAATTGTGGATGGAGCAAATGCAATTGGAAAATTGGTCGCTGCCGAAAATTGAACAGCTTATGCAGCAATACAATTTAGCCGTGTCTATCCATGCCCGGAGCTGGGACTTAAATTTAGCCTCGCTCAATGAAGAAATTCGGAATGCATCCGTTCATGAAATCATGAATGCGCTCTATATGGCCAAAGCATTAAACTGTCCATCGGTTACGATTCACCCAGGCCGAAAAATGATTGCCAGTCATCCACGTATAATTTACGAACAAGCGATGGATAAAAGTTTAGAAACATTATATGAAGAAAGTAAAAAAATCGGCGTTAACATTTCTCTTGAGTTGCTCGAAAAGCTCCCGAAAGAATTATATTTTGAACCCGAAGCATTAAATCGACTGCTCGAAAAGTATCCATCATTTAAAACGACATTCGATATTGCACATATTGGGCTGCAAGACAATATTGAAGAAAAACTTTGTCAGCTGCACAACATCGATAAAATTCATATTAGTGATGCGACCGAACAGAAATTTCATGTTGCGCTTGGTACGGGTCAATTGCGATTGCCGACAACACTTTGGCAGCGTATTGAAGAACAGAAAGTGCCCGTTGTGTTAGAGGGCTTATGCTATGACGATACGATGTTTACGCAACATCTCAACTATTTGAAGAAGCTGGAGATAATAAATCATGAACTTTTTAGTTACAAATGA
- the surE gene encoding 5'/3'-nucleotidase SurE, whose amino-acid sequence MNFLVTNDDGIFAPGVRALVEVISNFGQVYVCCPDQERSAISHSITLRKPLNIQKTDLFGEHIQAWCIDGTPADCVKLALDVLIKEPIDYIISGINLGSNIGRDVYYSGTISAAVEGASLGYKAFSISVDAYDTEKLNLKYPKQYLYQFLQHFLHQDLKNGTVYNINLPYVEPEHYLGPVVTDLDLSVKRYKHVHIEDGMGQLFYWLKDHRKTIESEAGNADFSLITQGYLTITPLTVSFINQDTLHQTQLLIEGALKK is encoded by the coding sequence ATGAACTTTTTAGTTACAAATGATGATGGGATCTTTGCACCTGGTGTCCGCGCTCTTGTCGAAGTTATCAGTAATTTTGGGCAAGTGTACGTTTGCTGTCCCGACCAGGAAAGAAGTGCCATTTCTCATTCAATTACATTACGGAAACCGTTAAACATTCAAAAAACCGATCTTTTCGGTGAGCATATTCAAGCGTGGTGCATTGATGGGACCCCTGCCGACTGTGTAAAACTAGCATTGGATGTCCTTATCAAAGAACCGATTGACTATATCATTTCCGGTATTAATCTCGGTTCAAATATTGGAAGGGACGTCTACTATTCCGGGACGATCAGTGCTGCAGTGGAAGGTGCTTCGCTCGGTTATAAAGCATTTTCCATATCTGTAGATGCCTATGATACGGAAAAATTAAATTTAAAATACCCAAAGCAATATTTATATCAATTTTTACAACATTTTCTTCACCAAGATTTAAAAAACGGGACGGTCTATAACATCAATCTTCCATATGTTGAGCCCGAACATTATTTAGGCCCTGTCGTGACCGATCTTGATTTATCGGTCAAACGCTACAAACATGTGCATATTGAAGACGGGATGGGACAGCTCTTTTATTGGCTAAAAGATCATCGTAAAACAATCGAAAGTGAAGCGGGCAATGCAGACTTTTCATTAATTACGCAAGGTTATTTAACCATTACCCCTTTAACCGTCAGCTTTATCAATCAAGATACATTACACCAAACCCAATTATTGATAGAAGGAGCTCTTAAAAAATGA
- a CDS encoding ABC transporter substrate-binding protein: MKKMWMTALLSTAILAACGSTEENTEKEVNANDNTATDAEATMDGTVSFYTSQPEADATKLISEFNNLYSEVEVELFRSGTEEVVGKILAENTAGDIQADVLLLADHVTFENLKNQDLLESYDSPEKENISEEFIDKDLTYYGTKVMATVIGYNTEAVTEAPTSWSVLSEKANETIMPSPLYSGAAAYNLGIFTRNDHFGWDYYKALKEGKATVVQGNGAALKGLQAGENNYAMIVDYLVNNAANEGSPIAIAYPEEGVPVITEPIALVKDAQDEEAAQAFIDFVLSKEGQELAASLGYAPIRSDVPAPEGLKGVDELNVLSSDVEELYSGRESDKNEFKTLFGE; this comes from the coding sequence ATGAAAAAAATGTGGATGACTGCGTTATTATCAACAGCAATTTTAGCAGCATGTGGATCAACTGAGGAAAATACTGAAAAAGAGGTTAATGCCAACGACAATACAGCAACTGATGCTGAAGCAACAATGGATGGAACAGTTAGCTTCTATACTTCCCAACCTGAAGCTGATGCGACAAAGCTGATTTCAGAGTTCAATAATTTATATTCAGAGGTAGAAGTTGAATTATTCCGTTCAGGAACAGAGGAAGTTGTCGGGAAGATCTTAGCGGAAAACACAGCCGGCGATATTCAGGCAGATGTGCTGTTACTGGCAGATCACGTAACATTTGAAAACTTGAAAAATCAGGATTTACTGGAAAGCTACGATTCTCCGGAGAAAGAAAATATTTCTGAAGAATTTATCGATAAGGACCTAACATATTACGGCACAAAAGTAATGGCAACAGTAATCGGTTATAACACAGAGGCGGTTACAGAAGCACCGACATCTTGGAGCGTATTATCAGAAAAGGCGAATGAAACGATTATGCCTAGCCCTCTTTATTCAGGTGCTGCTGCATACAATTTAGGAATTTTCACACGCAATGATCACTTCGGCTGGGATTATTATAAAGCATTAAAAGAAGGCAAAGCGACAGTTGTTCAAGGAAATGGTGCGGCATTAAAAGGCTTGCAGGCTGGTGAAAATAACTACGCCATGATTGTGGACTATTTAGTAAATAATGCGGCAAATGAAGGTTCACCGATCGCCATCGCTTACCCGGAAGAAGGTGTACCCGTCATTACAGAGCCAATCGCATTAGTAAAGGATGCGCAGGATGAAGAAGCAGCTCAGGCTTTCATCGACTTCGTTCTTTCTAAAGAAGGTCAGGAGCTTGCGGCAAGTTTAGGCTACGCACCAATCCGTTCAGATGTTCCAGCACCAGAAGGACTTAAAGGTGTAGATGAACTAAATGTATTATCAAGCGATGTAGAAGAGCTTTATAGTGGGCGCGAATCAGATAAAAATGAATTTAAAACATTATTCGGGGAATAA